A single genomic interval of Methanococcus voltae harbors:
- a CDS encoding low molecular weight phosphatase family protein, protein MMISNQGMQKSNSNLNCDCGCKNQRCTSKSKNSKKQQKEKILFVCAHNKRRSIMAESFAKYEGLDAYSAGLEKGENYEVDEMVILVMDELGLPVKQKSDTIDEIMDKIKGVDILITMGCIGACPYVPAKKHIAWEFEDPKGKDIHFYRKIRDEIEIKVIELSEILNEYE, encoded by the coding sequence ATGATGATTTCAAACCAGGGAATGCAGAAATCAAATTCAAATTTAAACTGTGATTGTGGCTGTAAAAACCAAAGATGTACAAGTAAGTCAAAAAATTCAAAAAAACAACAAAAGGAGAAAATACTTTTTGTGTGTGCACATAATAAAAGAAGGAGCATAATGGCAGAGAGTTTTGCAAAATATGAAGGTTTAGATGCTTATAGTGCAGGATTAGAAAAAGGGGAAAATTACGAAGTAGATGAAATGGTAATTTTAGTTATGGATGAATTAGGATTGCCCGTTAAACAAAAATCAGACACTATTGACGAAATAATGGACAAAATAAAAGGGGTAGATATACTTATAACTATGGGTTGCATAGGTGCTTGCCCATACGTACCTGCAAAAAAACATATTGCCTGGGAATTTGAAGACCCAAAAGGTAAAGATATTCATTTTTATAGAAAAATACGTGATGAAATTGAAATAAAAGTTATAGAATTATCTGAAATTCTAAACGAGTATGAATAA
- the ilvC gene encoding ketol-acid reductoisomerase translates to MQVLYEADANYDKLKGKTIAVIGYGSQGRAQSLNMKESGLNVIMGLREGGASWESAKKDGHEVYSIEEAAKMADVIHILIPDEIQGNVYNSQIKPYLEEGNTLSFSHGYNIHFNYIVAPKGVNITMVAPKSPGKMVRKTYEEGFGVPGLICIEKDETGEAYDIALGMAKGIGLTRAGVIQTTFREETETDLFGEQAVLCGGVTELIKAGFETLVEAGYAPEMAYFETCHELKLIVDLIYQKGFKNMWHDVSNTAEYGGLTRRERVVTKESKEAMKEILKEIQDGRFTKEFALENQAGKPHLNSMRRLEGELLIEQVGADLRKKCGLEKE, encoded by the coding sequence ATGCAAGTACTTTACGAAGCTGACGCAAACTATGATAAATTAAAAGGCAAAACAATAGCAGTTATCGGATACGGTAGCCAAGGTAGAGCTCAATCATTAAATATGAAAGAGAGCGGTTTAAACGTAATAATGGGTTTAAGAGAAGGCGGTGCATCCTGGGAATCTGCTAAAAAAGACGGCCACGAAGTATACTCAATCGAGGAAGCTGCAAAAATGGCTGACGTTATACATATATTAATACCTGACGAAATCCAAGGTAATGTATACAATAGCCAAATAAAACCTTATTTGGAAGAAGGCAACACATTAAGCTTTTCACACGGTTATAATATCCATTTTAACTACATTGTAGCACCAAAAGGTGTTAATATAACAATGGTAGCTCCTAAATCACCTGGAAAAATGGTAAGAAAAACCTACGAAGAAGGTTTCGGTGTACCTGGTTTAATCTGCATCGAAAAAGACGAAACTGGCGAAGCTTACGATATTGCATTAGGTATGGCAAAAGGTATCGGATTAACAAGAGCGGGAGTTATTCAAACAACATTCAGGGAAGAAACAGAAACCGATTTATTCGGTGAGCAAGCTGTTCTCTGTGGTGGCGTTACTGAATTAATCAAAGCAGGATTTGAGACACTTGTTGAAGCAGGATATGCTCCAGAAATGGCTTACTTTGAAACTTGCCACGAATTGAAATTAATCGTTGATTTAATCTACCAAAAAGGATTTAAAAATATGTGGCACGATGTAAGTAATACTGCGGAATATGGTGGACTTACCAGAAGAGAAAGAGTAGTTACAAAAGAATCAAAAGAAGCAATGAAGGAAATCTTAAAAGAAATCCAAGATGGAAGATTTACAAAAGAATTTGCTCTCGAAAACCAAGCTGGAAAACCTCACTTAAATTCAATGAGAAGATTAGAAGGAGAATTACTCATCGAACAAGTAGGTGCTGATTTAAGGAAAAAATGCGGTTTAGAAAAAGAATAA
- a CDS encoding 4Fe-4S binding protein, which yields MNSKDDKPETNSEKNKYTNKDIKSLKKKLLLKNMYTKLIKYGIFLVSIPSLAIIVFRCPYIVPFVVCDMCPVVDCPSRHLRKPVFALILGYLAITRVDFCGRVCPYGTLNDVLYKIRTKIFKGNFKTNKEYKIIFNVIKYLIFTFAVIALLMGDPRFYSPIRTGSLLNSIWITLISGNNAYYGRLYLILLGLVLSMIIARFWCRYMCPYGTGIQALKKLYRKVIKKENNKTKENKENKENNACSKCTSCKK from the coding sequence ATGAATTCAAAAGATGATAAACCCGAAACTAACTCTGAAAAAAATAAGTATACTAACAAAGATATAAAATCTCTAAAGAAAAAATTATTATTAAAAAATATGTATACGAAATTAATTAAATATGGAATTTTTTTAGTTTCAATACCTTCCCTTGCAATAATCGTATTTAGATGTCCTTACATTGTTCCTTTTGTTGTTTGCGATATGTGTCCCGTAGTGGATTGTCCTTCGAGACATTTAAGAAAGCCTGTTTTTGCATTAATTCTTGGATATCTTGCTATTACGAGAGTAGACTTCTGTGGGAGAGTTTGCCCCTATGGAACTCTTAATGACGTATTATACAAGATAAGGACAAAAATATTCAAAGGTAATTTTAAAACAAATAAAGAATATAAAATAATATTTAATGTAATCAAATACTTGATATTTACTTTTGCAGTAATTGCACTTTTAATGGGCGACCCAAGGTTTTACAGCCCCATTAGAACAGGTAGTTTATTAAATTCAATATGGATTACGCTAATTTCAGGCAATAATGCTTATTATGGTAGACTTTACCTCATATTATTAGGTTTAGTTTTGAGTATGATAATTGCAAGATTTTGGTGTAGGTACATGTGCCCCTACGGTACGGGAATTCAAGCTCTCAAAAAATTGTATCGAAAAGTAATTAAAAAAGAAAATAATAAAACTAAGGAAAATAAAGAAAATAAAGAAAATAACGCTTGTAGTAAATGTACGAGTTGCAAAAAATAA
- a CDS encoding substrate-binding domain-containing protein: protein MKKNLFLVLGLISLTLLLSGCVSNDGGATTGEKTVLTVYSCGGPTEALTEVNKVFEQKYDCRIEFTGANAGKLEKALEAGAYADVFLPRTMTFSQQLVNLSLMNPDYKVYQFTDWVIITKKGNHKNITSLADLNRSDVIVYTDSKSSISSKKAMMSQSELMDSIYGKSAKDFDCYKKMLLEFENSDADATLVERRIITLPEVAGKYEVIELPRDYMTPQIGIFTVGVMNYTKYPELAYDYQNFVLSDEAEQILVKHGFVPVNFEEGQQIYKEYYSDYLKLNE from the coding sequence ATGAAAAAAAATTTATTTTTAGTATTGGGTTTAATTTCATTAACCCTATTATTAAGTGGTTGCGTTTCTAACGACGGTGGCGCAACTACTGGCGAAAAAACTGTTTTAACTGTTTATAGTTGTGGAGGACCTACTGAAGCACTAACTGAAGTAAATAAAGTTTTTGAACAAAAATATGACTGTAGAATAGAGTTTACTGGTGCCAATGCTGGTAAATTAGAAAAAGCTCTCGAAGCAGGCGCTTATGCAGATGTATTTTTGCCAAGAACAATGACATTCTCTCAACAATTGGTAAATTTAAGTCTAATGAATCCCGATTATAAAGTATACCAATTCACAGACTGGGTAATTATTACCAAAAAAGGCAACCATAAAAACATTACTTCATTAGCTGATTTAAATAGGTCTGATGTAATTGTTTACACGGACTCAAAGTCATCAATATCTTCTAAAAAGGCAATGATGAGCCAATCAGAACTTATGGATTCAATATATGGAAAATCCGCAAAAGATTTCGATTGCTATAAGAAAATGCTTTTAGAATTCGAAAATAGCGATGCAGATGCTACATTAGTTGAAAGAAGAATTATAACATTACCTGAAGTTGCAGGTAAGTATGAAGTTATAGAATTACCAAGAGACTATATGACTCCCCAAATAGGTATTTTCACAGTGGGCGTAATGAACTACACAAAATACCCTGAATTAGCATATGATTACCAGAATTTCGTTTTAAGCGACGAAGCTGAACAAATATTGGTTAAACACGGATTTGTACCTGTAAATTTCGAAGAAGGTCAACAAATTTATAAAGAATATTATTCAGATTATTTGAAATTGAATGAATAA
- a CDS encoding TIGR00341 family protein: MKLRLIECYVPKGIFAGLESSVSEESLDKIIWSSVNEERNQTVIKILTTLSCAESITDELSTAYGGSNFRIFTLSPTSTYPRLLEEEKEESNETNNEDKKEKLTERFTRGEILSKMEDFSKITKEYILMLILSAIVASIGLWKNDVAIIIASMIIAPLLGPNIALSFSVSVADFELAKKSLKNLILGVSLVLIFSIFLGHIIPITPEYPQIASRMDLGLYNVLIALSAGIIGTLSVLISGISSSVVGVMIAVALIPPLVAFGLMLGAGYYLEALPIMILFIMNIVAVNFCSVLLFFVYGITPYKWWEKEKAKTFTIFTLIFWLLALLFMAGIIIYRENIINLFV, from the coding sequence ATGAAACTTAGGCTTATTGAGTGTTATGTCCCAAAAGGAATATTTGCAGGTCTTGAAAGTTCTGTATCTGAAGAATCACTGGATAAAATAATATGGAGTAGTGTAAATGAAGAAAGAAACCAAACGGTTATAAAAATATTGACTACCTTAAGCTGTGCGGAAAGTATCACAGATGAATTGTCTACAGCATACGGAGGCTCAAACTTTAGGATATTTACATTAAGTCCTACAAGTACATACCCTCGTCTTTTAGAGGAAGAAAAAGAAGAATCTAATGAAACTAATAACGAAGATAAAAAAGAAAAATTAACTGAAAGATTCACTCGAGGAGAAATACTTTCCAAAATGGAAGATTTTTCAAAAATAACTAAAGAATACATTTTAATGTTAATATTGTCTGCAATTGTGGCATCAATTGGATTGTGGAAAAATGATGTGGCCATTATTATTGCATCAATGATAATTGCACCACTTTTAGGTCCAAATATTGCATTATCGTTCTCAGTTTCTGTTGCTGACTTTGAACTTGCAAAAAAATCCTTAAAAAACTTGATATTAGGAGTTTCATTAGTTTTAATATTTTCCATCTTTTTAGGGCACATTATACCGATAACTCCCGAATATCCTCAAATAGCTTCAAGAATGGATTTAGGTCTTTATAATGTATTAATTGCACTTTCTGCAGGTATTATTGGTACTTTATCCGTTTTAATTTCGGGAATTTCTTCATCAGTTGTAGGAGTTATGATTGCTGTCGCTTTAATACCCCCATTAGTAGCTTTTGGGCTTATGTTGGGTGCAGGATACTATTTAGAAGCATTGCCGATAATGATATTGTTTATTATGAATATTGTGGCAGTTAACTTCTGTTCAGTGCTTTTATTCTTCGTATATGGGATAACACCATATAAATGGTGGGAAAAAGAGAAAGCTAAGACCTTTACAATATTTACGTTGATTTTTTGGCTTTTAGCACTTTTATTTATGGCAGGAATAATAATTTATCGAGAAAATATTATTAATTTATTTGTATAA
- the tgtA gene encoding tRNA guanosine(15) transglycosylase TgtA → MFEIKARDAMARLGVIKINGKKIETPTIMPVVHPNPKKQTVPIDLINKLADVIITNSYITYTTPELNEIASEKGIHELTKFKNVIVTDSGSFQLSVYGSVNVQPMEIIDFQEKIGVDVGTILDIPTPPDVSYERASRELDETIIRAKDSLARREEMDYKLKLNGTIQGSTHMDLRIKSAQEMGKMNFDIYPLGAVVPLMEQYRYGDVVDIILNSKIHLPSNKPVHLFGCGHPMLFALSAALGCDLFDSAAYALYAKQGRYLTVDGTKHLDDLKDLKNFPCQCPICSQYTPKELNKMFVSKNKDERKEAERLLAEHNLYITFEELDRIKFAIKEGNLWELVEERCRAHPKLMDGLRRVSKYMEFVEKNDPVSKKSGFFYTGFESMFRPEVYRHKQRLNRVQMDKIYLTNVSSTVRKPYSENLPNIECDVDVLIKDPVFGLVPMYIDTMYPLSQNEVPELYDYEKKFNNEFVSNFMSKIEEESPEKLMDIHTYNYYTNHSKTKFEKTKETLYAHKDNCDLTRLDKMLQYQYGHKIFDNEIMDKLITKRSKTTKRLRNVMWKDTKEVLFTVRASDNFLIPAKEGAKLLHEKIPAPFHRVVIDPSVEEFAKDGKSVYAKFVIDCDKELRPYEEVLVVNKEDELLAFGTTLLNGKELLEFDYGVAIDVRNGVNKFNKSDN, encoded by the coding sequence ATGTTCGAGATTAAAGCACGTGATGCAATGGCAAGACTCGGAGTAATCAAAATAAACGGAAAAAAAATAGAAACTCCAACAATAATGCCCGTAGTACATCCAAATCCAAAAAAGCAGACAGTACCAATTGATTTAATAAATAAATTGGCTGACGTAATTATTACAAATTCATATATCACATATACAACCCCCGAATTAAATGAAATTGCTTCTGAAAAGGGTATCCACGAATTAACCAAATTTAAGAATGTAATCGTTACAGATAGCGGTTCTTTTCAACTAAGCGTTTATGGAAGTGTAAATGTTCAACCTATGGAGATTATAGATTTCCAGGAAAAAATAGGGGTTGATGTAGGTACTATTTTGGATATACCAACACCCCCGGACGTTTCATACGAAAGAGCAAGCAGAGAATTAGATGAAACCATTATTCGTGCAAAAGACTCACTTGCAAGAAGGGAAGAAATGGATTACAAATTAAAATTAAATGGTACCATTCAAGGTTCTACACATATGGACTTAAGAATAAAGAGTGCTCAAGAAATGGGTAAAATGAACTTTGATATATACCCATTAGGTGCAGTAGTGCCACTTATGGAACAATATAGGTATGGTGATGTCGTAGATATTATTTTAAACTCCAAAATACACTTACCTTCAAACAAGCCAGTTCATTTATTTGGTTGTGGACACCCTATGTTATTCGCACTTTCAGCTGCTTTAGGCTGTGATTTGTTTGATAGTGCAGCATACGCACTTTACGCAAAACAAGGACGTTATTTAACTGTCGATGGTACAAAACACCTCGATGATTTGAAAGATTTAAAGAATTTCCCTTGCCAGTGTCCAATATGTTCACAATACACGCCAAAAGAATTAAATAAGATGTTTGTAAGCAAGAACAAGGATGAAAGGAAAGAAGCTGAGAGACTTTTAGCCGAACACAACTTATACATAACTTTTGAAGAACTCGATAGAATTAAATTTGCCATCAAAGAAGGTAATTTATGGGAGCTCGTAGAGGAGAGATGTAGGGCACACCCTAAATTAATGGATGGATTAAGAAGAGTTTCAAAATATATGGAATTTGTGGAAAAGAACGACCCAGTTTCTAAAAAGTCAGGATTTTTCTACACAGGATTTGAAAGTATGTTTAGACCTGAAGTTTATAGGCATAAACAGAGGTTAAACAGGGTGCAAATGGATAAAATATATCTTACAAATGTGTCAAGTACTGTAAGGAAGCCATACAGTGAAAATTTACCAAATATTGAGTGTGATGTGGACGTACTCATAAAAGACCCCGTATTTGGTTTAGTACCGATGTATATCGATACAATGTACCCATTATCACAGAATGAAGTTCCAGAATTGTATGATTATGAAAAGAAATTTAATAATGAATTTGTAAGTAATTTTATGAGTAAAATTGAAGAAGAAAGCCCTGAAAAACTTATGGACATCCATACGTACAATTACTATACCAACCATTCAAAAACCAAATTTGAAAAGACTAAAGAAACACTCTACGCACACAAAGATAATTGTGATTTAACCAGATTAGACAAAATGTTGCAATATCAATATGGTCATAAAATCTTTGATAATGAAATAATGGATAAATTAATTACTAAAAGAAGTAAAACCACTAAAAGACTTAGAAATGTAATGTGGAAGGATACAAAGGAAGTTTTATTCACTGTAAGGGCAAGTGATAACTTTTTAATACCTGCAAAAGAAGGAGCTAAGTTATTACACGAAAAGATACCTGCACCATTCCACAGAGTGGTAATAGACCCAAGTGTTGAAGAATTTGCAAAAGATGGTAAATCAGTTTATGCAAAATTTGTAATTGACTGCGATAAGGAATTAAGACCTTATGAGGAAGTTTTAGTCGTTAATAAAGAAGATGAATTATTGGCATTTGGAACTACCCTTTTAAATGGTAAAGAACTCCTTGAATTCGATTATGGCGTAGCGATAGATGTTAGAAATGGGGTAAATAAGTTCAATAAGTCCGATAACTAA
- a CDS encoding FecCD family ABC transporter permease — MDKLQDGNKNNKKLKNMVNYLKNIQNNKIYKISVILILILLSVVFLILGLYYGGNSKTISIDDVTNFVIHQSTGDMFKDTLLKEVRFPQVFGAIAIGITLAGSGLMLQVLFRNLLASPYTTGISSGVLLMISFVIFIDSFSNLLNAFETSNVLIAGWIGGMISTVVLISIAFKVKESNSVIIIALLASYLFSGIRSYLINSAGGLAVDEYFGFVVGNLSKLTYNAVPPMAFATIIFIIASLFLIKPLNALIFGENYAKSFGLNIKKVRIVILVLTSFVVGLIIPYVGLMAFVGISAPYLARPLLRTSDNTYLLPASMLIGILLMLVCHIITLRYYLPFQLLFDIKTASVLPISAVLDVVGGLVVIYLIMQGEKKLVL, encoded by the coding sequence ATGGATAAACTCCAAGATGGAAATAAAAATAATAAAAAACTTAAGAATATGGTAAATTATTTAAAAAATATCCAAAATAATAAAATTTACAAAATATCGGTAATACTCATATTGATACTTTTATCTGTGGTATTTTTGATATTAGGATTATATTATGGGGGGAATTCTAAAACAATATCTATAGACGATGTTACAAACTTTGTAATCCACCAATCAACTGGCGATATGTTTAAAGATACTCTACTGAAAGAAGTTCGATTTCCGCAGGTATTTGGGGCAATTGCAATAGGAATAACTCTTGCAGGTAGTGGTTTAATGTTGCAAGTATTATTTAGGAATTTACTGGCTTCTCCATATACTACGGGTATATCGAGTGGAGTTTTACTAATGATTTCATTTGTAATTTTTATAGATTCCTTTTCAAACTTATTAAATGCCTTTGAAACTTCAAATGTGCTAATAGCGGGTTGGATAGGTGGTATGATTTCAACGGTGGTGTTGATAAGCATAGCTTTTAAGGTAAAGGAGTCAAACAGCGTAATTATTATAGCACTACTTGCAAGCTACTTATTCAGTGGTATTAGGTCCTATTTAATCAACAGTGCCGGCGGTCTTGCTGTTGACGAATATTTTGGTTTCGTAGTGGGTAATTTATCTAAATTAACATATAATGCAGTACCTCCAATGGCTTTTGCCACGATAATATTTATTATTGCGTCATTATTCCTTATTAAGCCATTAAACGCTTTAATTTTTGGGGAAAATTATGCAAAAAGTTTTGGATTGAATATAAAGAAAGTTAGGATAGTAATTTTAGTTTTAACTTCATTTGTAGTCGGTTTAATAATTCCATATGTAGGTTTAATGGCTTTTGTAGGTATATCTGCCCCTTATTTAGCAAGACCTTTGCTTAGAACGTCAGATAATACGTATTTACTCCCTGCAAGTATGTTAATCGGTATTTTATTAATGTTAGTGTGCCATATTATTACATTACGTTATTATTTGCCATTTCAATTATTATTCGACATTAAAACGGCTTCTGTGTTGCCAATAAGTGCAGTTTTAGACGTAGTTGGCGGTTTAGTAGTGATATATTTGATAATGCAGGGTGAAAAGAAATTGGTTTTATAA
- a CDS encoding FecCD family ABC transporter permease, translating into MDKRYILLLFGFLGLLFVLSMLSLTVGTSNITFYEILRYLLTGTSGTELTDTIIFKIRILRTLGAIIAGLGISTAGILMQSYFRNPLADPYLMGVSNGATLGVVLYGFTSVLVWSDLPKSSIGMILSAYVGSIAVMLVISSIAKFSRQTSTLLISGIMIGAITSGITTMLVYTGDMFGDDNSKLSHFLSWGMGSVSNLTVNYLIIMAIIVIPLLILIVIMLSKKLDANILGDNYAKSVGLNVKSFKRVLILLSCMLTATIVAFTGPIAFIGMFTPIIAKIMCRTSKHSKILPISAILGAIFLLIADIIARPSVLIPHGTNTLPLLCPLSIMGAPIAIYVYTKSKQFKM; encoded by the coding sequence ATGGATAAAAGATATATATTACTATTATTTGGATTTTTAGGACTATTATTCGTATTATCCATGCTTAGTTTAACCGTTGGAACTTCAAACATTACTTTTTATGAAATTTTAAGATATTTATTGACGGGAACATCGGGCACAGAACTCACAGACACTATAATTTTCAAAATCCGTATATTAAGAACTTTGGGGGCTATAATAGCAGGTCTGGGTATTTCTACCGCAGGAATCTTAATGCAAAGTTATTTCAGAAATCCATTAGCAGACCCTTATTTAATGGGCGTTTCAAATGGTGCAACATTGGGTGTAGTTTTATATGGCTTTACATCCGTATTGGTATGGTCTGACCTTCCAAAATCTTCAATAGGTATGATATTATCTGCTTATGTAGGTTCTATTGCCGTAATGCTTGTTATATCCTCAATAGCAAAATTTTCACGTCAAACTTCAACTTTACTGATTTCAGGAATAATGATAGGAGCAATAACCTCGGGAATAACGACTATGTTAGTATATACGGGGGATATGTTTGGGGATGATAATTCTAAACTTAGCCACTTTTTAAGTTGGGGAATGGGGTCAGTTTCTAATTTAACGGTTAATTACTTGATTATAATGGCAATAATTGTTATTCCGCTGTTGATTCTAATAGTAATAATGCTTTCTAAAAAGCTTGACGCAAATATTTTGGGAGATAATTATGCCAAAAGCGTCGGTTTAAATGTAAAATCTTTCAAAAGAGTGCTTATACTACTCTCTTGTATGCTCACAGCTACAATAGTAGCTTTTACGGGTCCTATAGCATTTATAGGTATGTTTACGCCCATTATCGCTAAGATAATGTGTCGTACGTCCAAACATTCTAAAATATTGCCTATTTCGGCAATTTTGGGTGCTATATTTCTATTAATTGCAGACATAATTGCAAGACCAAGCGTACTTATCCCGCACGGTACAAATACGCTTCCATTGCTATGTCCTTTGTCAATAATGGGCGCACCAATAGCTATATACGTATATACAAAATCTAAGCAGTTTAAAATGTAA
- a CDS encoding 4Fe-4S binding protein, with protein MEKSNSNIMGNSPKKSQFKKFRDFTVNKGRYLLFLVGIPAVLFSIFRCIYVVPFIACDYCTFYDCPMKYARTPLLIGVLGYMAVFKVDFCAKICPFGTLNHILFKLRMKISKTTYSLSKHKTLKNIIIGVKYAIFLFAIVAASLSMRSYLLNPTGRNRAIAGTYIYDIAKTEILRNSRIILVIIGLLGLIFIARFWCRYLCPYGTGIETIKKSYKLCTSCNSCKTKKTRK; from the coding sequence TTGGAAAAATCGAACAGTAATATAATGGGTAATTCTCCTAAAAAGAGCCAGTTTAAAAAGTTTCGGGATTTTACAGTAAACAAAGGTAGATATTTATTGTTTTTAGTAGGTATACCAGCAGTTTTATTCTCCATATTTCGTTGTATATACGTAGTACCATTCATAGCTTGCGATTATTGTACATTTTACGATTGTCCGATGAAATATGCCCGTACACCGTTATTAATAGGCGTTTTAGGGTATATGGCAGTGTTTAAAGTTGACTTTTGTGCAAAAATATGCCCATTCGGTACTTTAAACCATATACTATTTAAACTACGAATGAAAATTTCAAAAACAACTTATAGTTTATCAAAGCACAAGACCTTAAAAAACATAATAATTGGCGTAAAATACGCCATATTTTTATTTGCTATTGTAGCAGCTTCTTTAAGTATGCGTTCGTATTTATTAAACCCTACTGGACGTAATAGGGCAATTGCAGGTACTTATATTTATGATATTGCGAAAACCGAGATATTGAGGAATTCAAGGATAATTTTAGTAATTATTGGACTACTTGGGCTTATATTTATAGCTCGTTTTTGGTGTAGGTACTTATGTCCTTATGGAACGGGAATTGAGACTATAAAAAAGAGTTATAAATTATGTACGTCCTGTAATAGTTGTAAAACTAAAAAAACAAGAAAATAA
- a CDS encoding permease, with protein MDFIELLNNSLTIIVNTNLDKYLDTYLDSYLNVNLISLNYDNIIYIILKSFEKSVNFLKDSILFILIGFVISAFLKVKLKGDLRKKIVHNLNYSKFSLLKSSLMGAILPLCSASGVPVANAMNSKGVNMGTSMAFIISAASITPIGFFMTLSIIGYKLAIYQVILSLILSISVGTLFLNDKYTPYFKEGKQQENTFKSVLISQLKFIMPSILLGYILSGFFATLIPSEVIIMLLSNNIFTYFIISAIRLVIFLCPYALIPLINNFAIDGIPKGIILSFLISAPATGLPLILALNKCYGLKKTLKYIVSIVVISALLGILSDTFIF; from the coding sequence ATGGACTTTATAGAACTTTTAAACAATTCGTTAACTATTATTGTAAATACTAATTTGGATAAATATTTAGATACTTATTTAGATTCATATTTAAACGTAAATCTAATTTCATTGAATTATGATAATATAATATACATAATATTAAAATCGTTTGAAAAATCGGTTAATTTTTTAAAAGATTCAATTTTATTTATATTAATAGGTTTTGTAATATCTGCATTTTTAAAAGTAAAATTAAAAGGAGATTTGAGGAAAAAAATTGTACATAATTTAAATTATTCTAAATTTTCACTACTAAAGTCTTCACTAATGGGGGCAATATTACCGCTATGTTCGGCGAGTGGTGTACCTGTAGCTAACGCTATGAATTCAAAAGGCGTAAATATGGGTACAAGTATGGCTTTTATAATTTCTGCGGCATCAATTACGCCCATAGGCTTTTTTATGACTCTTTCAATTATTGGTTATAAATTAGCGATTTATCAAGTAATTTTATCATTAATACTGTCCATTAGCGTAGGTACTTTATTTTTAAATGATAAATATACGCCCTACTTCAAAGAGGGAAAACAACAAGAAAATACGTTTAAATCAGTCTTAATAAGTCAATTAAAATTTATAATGCCTTCTATATTACTGGGGTATATCTTATCCGGGTTTTTTGCTACATTAATCCCCAGTGAAGTTATTATAATGTTATTGTCTAACAATATATTTACTTATTTCATAATTTCCGCAATAAGGCTTGTGATATTTTTATGCCCTTACGCACTTATCCCCCTAATAAATAATTTTGCAATAGATGGGATTCCAAAGGGTATAATCCTCTCATTTTTAATTTCCGCACCTGCCACGGGTTTACCATTAATTTTGGCGTTAAATAAATGTTATGGATTGAAAAAAACTTTAAAATATATAGTATCTATAGTCGTAATCAGTGCACTATTGGGAATTTTATCCGATACATTTATTTTTTAA
- the hdrC gene encoding CoB--CoM heterodisulfide reductase subunit C, translating to MVLNSKDYKKEFSEAIVNAGIDFLGEDKSNSFKRCYQCGTCTGACPSGRLTGFRTRKVIRQALLGSEELLSSDDLWMCTTCYECYEKCPRDVKITDLIKVIRNLASEKGYIADAHRKTSLYVFKTGHAVPVNADIKKARLELGLTEIPPTTHKYPEALQMIKDIMSELEFCKKVGICEETGELTELDLKYASE from the coding sequence ATGGTTTTAAATTCCAAAGACTATAAAAAAGAGTTTTCAGAAGCAATTGTAAATGCAGGAATTGACTTTTTGGGAGAAGACAAAAGCAATTCATTCAAAAGATGCTATCAGTGCGGTACCTGTACAGGAGCTTGCCCAAGTGGTAGATTAACAGGATTTAGGACGAGAAAAGTAATCAGACAAGCCCTATTGGGTTCTGAAGAATTACTATCCAGTGATGACTTATGGATGTGTACTACTTGCTATGAATGCTATGAAAAATGTCCGAGAGATGTTAAAATAACAGATTTAATTAAGGTAATCAGAAATTTAGCATCAGAAAAGGGATATATTGCTGATGCACATAGAAAAACATCACTTTACGTATTTAAAACAGGACACGCAGTGCCTGTTAATGCAGATATCAAAAAAGCAAGACTTGAATTAGGTTTAACAGAAATTCCACCGACTACGCACAAATATCCGGAAGCTTTACAAATGATAAAAGATATAATGAGCGAATTAGAATTCTGTAAAAAAGTAGGCATTTGCGAAGAAACGGGAGAATTAACAGAGCTTGATTTAAAATATGCGAGTGAATAA